The Apostichopus japonicus isolate 1M-3 chromosome 20, ASM3797524v1, whole genome shotgun sequence nucleotide sequence TACCCGTTAGTGTATCTCCGCGACGAGCTTAAAAGCCTTTTTTTAAGGAAGCTGAGTTTCCACAATTCCATTAATCACACATTCTCAATAAAACATGTGTTTTTGATGTACATCGAATGAGAATATATTAGCAGAATGTTCCAATCCCTTTTTAAGCTCTGGTGTgtatgtgggggtggggtggggggttgaaGTGTAACGATGAATGCTTTCTttaccctcacccctcccccagttcTCCAGCATCGCAGTGTATTCGGAAACCCGTGGGACCACAACTGCGTAAAATTACTCTTATACTATCAAAAATGACAGTAAAATTGTACGGTATTTAAATTATTGTTTGGGTTTCAAATACGTAAAATATGGAACATCTTCCTGTTGATATTCAAAGTCACTACGTGGACATGCATTTGATGATACCGAAAGTCGTTCTTATAAGTTATAAGTTCAACAGTAATAAAACATTTCAGTATACtgaaatgtaatgaaatgtaatgaaatgtaAGAACTTTAAGTTGTTTGCAGCCCTTTCCTTCATTGGCCCGGGGATTCGATCTTGTATTTCAACATAACATTAAATAAAGCCTGATTGTGCTAATGCAGTTATGTAGTTAATGTTGGTTCGTACAATGTGTCCCTAAATAAACTTATACAAACTAATTTTAGTAAACCTTAgaaaattctaaaaaaaaaatcccacgtTTTCACCTTCACGTCTCTGTATAAGTAAAACTAACAACGAAATATTTTTTAGatctattttcatattttgtttttgttatattcatATACTTCTATACAAAATTTTATCACCATCGTTCGTAGAATTTTAATTACAAATGTTAATGAGATATTTCACCGTTTGTTTGTAAGTAAGATATCTGACACAtattctttcaatatttttaacgTAAAATGTATCAACTGAGGAAACTATACACGTGACTTTTAATGTAGAAAAATTGTGTCTGTGATAATTTCTAACGTCTAATTTGGCATTGTTCTTTCCTTTTGTCTTTGATTGTTTCTTTCCTGTATCTTGTTTCCATTCCttataaataaatgtaagatAAAAGAACATATACTGCTGACTACGTAATTAATTGTGACCTATCAACAGGCTGCGTTATTACTTTCGTACGAAGTGGCACTTATCGGATACTTTTGCGAAATGAATAGTTTGTTCCGAACAGGAAGTTCTAATGTTTTAACTTAGGACGTTCCCGAACCGCTCAAGCAGTTTACGTGACTGCGTGGAAATCGATCAATGTTGGGTTGGGTTCCAAAGTCAAACACTGAACTGAGAATGAAGACACCAGACGAGTTGTTCCAGTTAAAAAGATATATTGGTAACTGCTAACTACGATACAATAATGAAAGATTAACGGCTACATGGCGAACGACTTTTATATTATACTCAATCTCTCCGGACCCCATCCCACATCCTGGGACCAGCAAAAGTTAGTCCTGAACTGCAACTCTTAACTTCAATCCAATTCAAACTCTAAATCTTACTGAGACTGAAGCAATTCTCTCTTCCATACACAGGAAACATCCCCAAATATAGGGAATGCTCTCTACACGCAAGTTCTTATGTTACCAGCCTGTGAATAACATTTATCCAAAAAGATAGACAAATCCTAACGATTATCAAACCACAAGGTTAAACAAGGTAATCTTCTGCCAGCTTTAAGTGCTTTTCAGACTGTGAGATTTGACTCTGGCATCGATATTTTCAAAAGGACATGTTAAAGTGGAGTTGATCTGGAAAATCTACACAAGTAAGAATGATAAGTCCCATCACTACCGACTCTTTAATACTTAACAAACTCGACAAAAAACACAGTAAATGAATTCacaaccccgcccccccccccccccctcccccacaaaaaaaatcatcgTAGCGATTTAAGGGCGTTCTACAAAATATGTATAAGCAATCATGTTGTggtaaacaaacatacatacggAATCATGTGACTTGACAGGTGAATGGTTTGTTACAAGTAGATCGGTGCCAATTCATCGGACTGAGGTCGGCAGCTCGCTATATCCGCAGACATTCACATTATATGCAACACAATATAATGTATATGACGACCACTTTCAACACTTCCTGTAATTTCTATACAGTTTGTTTTTAGATTTTAACGTTATTTTTTCAAGGGTACTGAATATAGAAGTAGACCAATTCTCATAATAGACTTTTTGTCAGCACTAACAGTTATCTTACATGTTACGGTATTAGAAAGCTGTGTTTGTGAAACATTTAAAGGCGTTTAGGTCTAGTCAATGAGAACATGTAACACTGCAATTGCGGAACGGGTTTAGcgaaacaaaaacaagcattGAGGGAAAATGCTGAtgctaaatgaaaaaaaaaacagtaaaaactaATTAATGGCAATAAAAGGGCTTAATAATGTAAAAGTAACTTTATCGCCAAGATTAGTTTGAACTATTTCGTTGTAAGACTTACAATAGTGaagtatatttaattatatttttaccTATAGCTAGCCACTGAAAATTTTACCTTTCATTGTTGACGACGAATTCATTTCGCTGGTTGTGTAGCCAGTGCATATGAGCGAAAGTGCACACAAAAATGAGTAAATCAGGGAAATATTCAATCGCGTTGTCGATCTCTTTATTGTGTGAAATTTCATGAAAACCAACaataataaatgtaataaagtaTTCGTGCTGCAACATTAACTAAATAAGGCCACAATGTGTATGCAATGTACATGCGTTCTAGTGTTTAAATACATATACTTGTATTGAGAGGGATCTCTTATTCTTATTCAATCACGAATGTAGTGTTAATTCATAACGGTGCTACCAAGATAAACTTACTATAAGGCAAACCGTTTTGTTCACGGGAGTCAAAAACGTTGgccttttttaaaaatatttttatgactATTCCAtcaagagtccaaacaatgtacAAATTATAATAACATATACATTATGAACAGTAGTCAatattatcaacaacaacaaataaatcattgaaCTTCAAATAAAGATTCCCAGTTATGCCATCTGATAACAAAAGGATGTTGCTTACAATCAGTTTTAtacataaacttttcttttagataaaaattctttaaatcaattttaccatATAGCTAAAGGAAGGTTTCGTTGACCTTTTATAATACTTACggtaatatataataacatatgAGGACAACCTATGTCTCTCATGTTCATCTTTGTTAGGATAAGAAGTAAATTCCTATCTTTTAGCCGATTGGCTCCATGAATGTGCCATATATTACACTAGTAATATAGGTGATATTAACCTCGATAAATGGCTGCTGAGTTCCTTGTTGGCCAATAGCAAATAATCGCTATTAGCCCTTCGTCAAGAATGACGCTATTATTGGAGAGTGACGTACTAGTAAAGACATACAGATCGCCTACGGTGTAACAATGGCAACTTATTCAGCCATCCATAACCTAGTACAGGCCAATAATACTTGTTAAAAAACCTAAAATCTGAATGGGTCGTTTCGTCAGCTGACCGTGCATTAACCTATGGATAATGCTCGGTAAACTCACCGGCGGATGAATATAAGTTGCaaaacatggggggggggggggaagcatcTCGGTGAGCTCAATCCCGATCCTGGCTAGTAATGCAAACGAATAACAAAACGTCTGTGACACGAATCAGATCAAGTATGACAACTagccaccctcccccctccaaccccGGTGTAAACCTTGACCAAATGATGACCAGAATTTCCGTGCAAGCTAGCTTTCAGCCTGAAGTACACTAACTGTAGTGTGCAAACAACAACGATTACCACATTTAGCAATGCTGACGTtaatgttattaacattatGGTGTTAGGCAGCCAGCGGAATAAAAATAGGTGTATGGTAGGTAATAGTATCAAAAGTTATTTGAGGCTTCGAAGAAAAGAAAGGCAATGTTCAGATGTCCTGAGATCAGCAATACAAGGAATCGAACCAACGAAAGACAATTACCCAAAACATTTGACTAACCAGGGCCGTAgcccgggtggggggggggggcatttgagAAGCATCGAGAACATTAATtatcgtccaaatgttacatagtGATGATTTGATGTGCGTAAATACTAGggctattttgttttgtaaacattACTTGGTTTGCCATCATGACACTACCAGAACCGTATAAACGATGTTAATTTTGCCAAacatgcctcccagattgctggaaatggcaacatttattttgagatctaatggttttgatatttacatttcgaaaatgaaaatttagaaAAATTGTTTTCGGCAAAATCACTTTagcggttgggggggggggggagggagggaaataGGACTTTACTTTATTAGCTCTGCTTTATTCATTGATAAACACGCAGGTAATTGAAGAAATAAAAGCACGCTAGGGAATTCTGGTGGTAGTCGTAGCCCATAATTGCTGAGGGGAAGCCATATGGGGATGTTTAGGTGTAAATGAGTTGTTAGATTTGTGGTGTCATTATTTGCTTCACATGTCCAAAAGGGACCTacttatgggggggggggtagctgaGCGGGTGGGCCGTGTAAGGGGCTGAAGGTCGCAGCCCCAGGTTAGTATGTTAAGGCATGCGTTTATTTGCAGTGCTTTAATATTCATAGTGAAAACATTGGGAAATTGATATTGGGGCTAACAATGGAACTGGTAGgcgttataaatatatttacgaGTCGTACTTTCACATTAGACTGCTTCACTGTTCACGCAGGTTCAGGCTCAGAATCTCTCTAcatttattgttattctaacAAAACTCGTGATACCAAACATATACACGGTCATCACATCTCCATATGTAATACTTATATAGCGCCTCTCAAAACTCTCGAAGCGCTCTACAATAAAAATATACGTGAAGAGCAGTTAAAATAAACATTATGATCTGTTCGAACGCCGCCATTCCTATAATACTTGCCTAGAATATTAATCTTGAGGTTTCACACCACAGACTAATGAAAGTCAgatgaaatgatatgaacattacGTTAAATTTAAGAGAAAGTGCACATATATACTGTCCAGGCTTTCACATTTATCGTGAGCCTACGTTCAAGAAGTAGGTTGTGATCTCAGGGGGCAGCTGACCCCACCCCCTGCCCACCCCACACCTGCAGGCGATACGGCCCTGTTAGACAATGTCAGAACTCCGTCGATATTAACACAGCCTGCATTTATCGagttttcatatttggtgttaATCTGAATTTGCACCAAATAACGCCGGTCTTCTAGAAGCAAAAAGACCGTACAAGTTATATCGCAGTATCGTAAATATTACAGAGCAGGGTCTACATAGTACGTGGTGTTCACACTGATTGGTTGTTACTGTTATATCCTCGTAATTATCCTCGGGATTATTTTCCTGTGTAGTAGCGCTAAGAAATTTCGCAGTGTTTCACGtcaaaattgaattattttgtttGAATCTACCATTAGACGAAACTGGTAAAGAGTTCTCATGTTTGCAATCAAAGACAAGGAAATAAGGGAATTTGATTAAAAAGTTCACAAATCATTTATCTTTATAAATTCAACCACCTTTATGTTCAATTGAAGTTTAGGTATTTCTGTTCCAATGTAATATGTGATGGATCTTCTCGATGAGGCCTCCAGGCCGGAATTGTAGCTgtgattttcaatatttaatattatgatCTTTGTACAAACACGAGACAAACAACTTCGTTATACAATCACATATGGCCATCCTTCAGTTAGCGGTAAAATGCTCTCCTGGTGTATAGCCATACTTTGCTATCCATGCTTTACTGCTGCAACCTTTACAACCTCCAAGCCAAGAAGACCCGTACAAGTcgaatgtttctttcttctctagAACGCCATTTTTTAGAAAATCCATCAACAAACAAGCCGACTTGTTATATACAATTCTCCTATCACGAAATCCTGTTTGACTGACGGTTCCAAACTTTTTCCATTTAAAGAAGGAGTTATACAAAACAGAGTTATTTGCTACTTTTTGTAAGTAGGAAGCAAGTTCTTGCATCGATTTAAAGTCATCCACATGGATAAAAGAATTTGGCGGTCCTAACCTTTTGTAGTCCTCTTTCTTTGCCCCAATAACCACAGGGATACTCACACCTGTGCTAAGCACTTTCCAAAACTTTTCAGAAATATATTCTTCACAGCAACTATTTTCGAAGGCTAAAATAAACATGTAGTCTCGTTGTAGCCATCCACATTCTGAGGAGCCTCGTTTACATTTATCTGTCATGTTACCACATTTTCCGAACCTGTCAATGGGCATGTATTCTGCCAGATCCTTCACAAACTTAGTGCGATCCCAAGAAATAGTATCACAGTGACTGGACATCCACATGGCAAACTTGTGGTGCAACGTATGATAATCCACGTCGATTTCGTCATCGTTAAAGGTAGCATAGGGTTGGTAACGGCCATAAGGTACTGAAATATCCGATTTGGAATGGTAAGTGTATGTAACGTTAAATATGTTCCTTCCAATGTTGTACTGTTTGGGCGGAATGTAGTCCATTGTTGTTAATGGGCTTTCGTCGGTAGTAAAAACCCATATTTGTCGTGGTGTACGCTTCGCTAGCAATCTCTTCCACAAGCTTTTGTCTTTTAAACCACCGGCGAATATAACCACTTTCGATCTCCTAAATTTAAAGGAATTGATATCTGCTCTCTGAAAATTAACAATTCCATTCTGACAGTCGTATCTTTCTGGTACCATATTTTGTTTAAGCCAAAATGCTCGCAAACTGAACCACGTCCACAGATGTGTCCGATTCTTATGTTGGATCCGATCTGAAACATTTATTGATCTATTTCCAGTCGATAAATCAGTTTCAGAATGCCGAACGGCAAAGCTTGCAAACGTTCTCGAATTATAACCTCTCATTTTATTGGAAAATGTAAGAATGACACAGGCTAAAACTGATATTATAACAAAGAACAGCGATTGCATTACTTTGTAGGACACCATGATTCCGTTTGTCACATTGAAGATTACCTACAAGACTAGAATTAGGCAGACAACCTGCGCTGATAGAGGTGCACGCAAACTGTACGGAATCAATGACTCAAAACCGTGGTCGATACCCACAATGGTAGTTATTATTGTGCAATTGTATATAATACACCAACTGGAACTATTCAATGCTCACAAAAGTATTAATCGTTTACAATATGGCAATGCAATTGTAGAGGTTTATGACTGTGTACTATCACGTTATTCTTTTAAGGCATGTAGGTTGATACTACTGATATAATAGAATTGAACATAGAGAACGCATGTTGGTTGTATGTATGGCTGTAATCGACTGCACGAATATCACTAGCTGATTGAACATGTTGGTAGTGGCCATACATATAGGCTTACTTATATCGTTAGGCTCGTAATACCTAGGCTCCTTGCATGCATACGTATAAGAATGTACGTTAGGTTAGACGTGATATATGATAAAGCGTAGCCTATATCATGCATGTCAATCATATATGTTGGTAAATCCCCATGAAAAAGGTGGCTGATCTCCTAATTGTGACAATCTGGGCAAAAATGGGCACGATTTACAAAGATATCCGGTTAATGTTAGCGCAGTGTCATCAGGTTaattgagtgggggggggggaggttattGAAGTATATGGAATGTGAAGGATGCCCTTCTGTGGTACGTGCTCACCGTGGTGCACGTAATATGCACTGAATGTACTGAACATGCACTGAATATGCACGTATCCATGATTTCAAAGAATTTCTTAGACCTCAGATCTTCACCTTGTTCAGCAGTGACAACTTACGTTACTGTTGCTGTCTTATTGCTACTTTTCTTGATCAGCCTTGGATTTCCTATATTGTGCACACGCCAGCACTAAAGTAGACAGTTACATTATCCATTTCACTTTGGATTACTAAATTAATACATTATTCATATGAATTTGAAAAATCTCACTTAATTTGCTGAAAGTACTCCACATACATTAAAAGCAACCGTGCCTGACTAAATACAACTGAAATGGTTGGCCCTGCATACATAATTCGTTAATTATCCCAGACCAAGGCCTATACATGCcaagcacatatatatattgcatgttCATTGTTGATGATGGAGCCTTACGAGCAACGTTGCCTGCTATTATTAAACTATGCAATACATCGTACTTGGACGGAACAAAAGCACTTGATCACTAATTATGAACGAAGTCGAAACAGGGGAATGTATAAATGTTCCCTACATCTAAACTTAATGCTTTATATTACTAGAAATAGAGACTATCGCATCCACAACAATTATACGTTACTCCCGGAAATGCTAATTTTCACGTGCTATACGAACCTACGACCACGTTCCGTTATCATAAATCTCAAGAAAATAAATTAGCTCGAGATAAAATATTGTCTCAGATTAAATATGATCTCGAGATAAAATATTATCTCAGATTAAATATGATCTCGAGATAAAATATTATCATGGGATAATTAAGCGCAGTAGCAGCCGGGAAGCTATAGCTGGGTCACGTATGAGATTGTGGGTCATGCGAGGTCAAAGGTGCTTTTGGGAAACTGCAATTGTTTTACCTGTATTACGAAGTAcgcttttgacattttttatcattaatatatGATAGCTCTTGAGATCTGTGAGTTTACTCGATTCGAAGGCATTTCACAAAGATTCAAAACTGTACAGCGCCATCATTTTTGCCCAGTCTATTTCACCTTCACTGTTATAACAGAGAGATGGGACTTCACAacacattaggcctatattgacGCTCCATTCATAAAGACACCCTACAACAAACTAACATGACAAGATCGTAATAGTGCCTTCTATGGATGTTTTACCTTTCTTTAATTTGGGCGGAGAggagtaggggagggggtgggggcggatAGAGACAAAGAAATAGCACACAATGTTCACATAGGTACACATCACAAAAATCCGTTTTACGTGTTTACTGTGCTGTTTATGAAAGACCTACGCCTGAGGCTTGGAGTTAGAACGTTTACGACTGACTTACTCAGTAATTCGAATAATTTCCTTATTATttaaggaaatatatatttattacgcATATATGTTTCATGTAGGCCTATT carries:
- the LOC139961407 gene encoding glycoprotein 3-alpha-L-fucosyltransferase A-like — encoded protein: MVPERYDCQNGIVNFQRADINSFKFRRSKVVIFAGGLKDKSLWKRLLAKRTPRQIWVFTTDESPLTTMDYIPPKQYNIGRNIFNVTYTYHSKSDISVPYGRYQPYATFNDDEIDVDYHTLHHKFAMWMSSHCDTISWDRTKFVKDLAEYMPIDRFGKCGNMTDKCKRGSSECGWLQRDYMFILAFENSCCEEYISEKFWKVLSTGVSIPVVIGAKKEDYKRLGPPNSFIHVDDFKSMQELASYLQKVANNSVLYNSFFKWKKFGTVSQTGFRDRRIVYNKSACLLMDFLKNGVLEKKETFDLYGSSWLGGCKGCSSKAWIAKYGYTPGEHFTAN